The genomic stretch TGTGTATGTAAGCAGTGTGGGAAAGGCTTTAGTTCTTCCAGCTACcttaaaatacatgaacaaattcATAGTGGAGTTAGACCTTATGTGTGTACTCAATGTCAAAAAGCTTTTAGTTCTTATGGGTACCTTAGGAAGCATGAAAGAATTCATAGTGAAGCGAAACCTTAcacatgtaaacaatgtgggaaaccTTTCAGACATTCTGATGcaatcagaaaacatgaaaaaacccACACTGGTGAAAAACCCTATGtatgtaagcaatgtggaaaagcctttcgTTCTTCCTATTACATTAAAATCCATGAACgaattcatagtggagagaaaccctatacatgtaaacaatgtgggaaagcttttcatttcttcagataccttcaaagacatgaaataatgcacactggagagaagccctatgtaTGTAAGCAGTGTGGAAAAGGCTTTAGTACTTCTACTCACTTGAAAACACATGAACAAAttcacagtggagagaaaccttatacatgtaaacaatgtggaaaagcctttagtTCTTCCTATTCCATTAAAATCCATGAACGAATTCATAGTGGAGAAAAACGGTAtacatgtaaacaatgtgggaaaacttttcatttcttcaaatctCTTCAAACGCATGAAAGAAATCACACAGGAGATAAACAACATGTGTGTAAGCATTGTGGAAAAGGCTTTAGTTCTGCTAGACATATGAAAACACATGAACAAAttcacagtggagagaaaccTTTTAAGTGCAAACAATGTGGGAAAGACTTTACTCTTCTCGGTTCCCTTCAAAGACATGAAAGAAGTCACATGAGAGAGAAACCCTATGtatgtaagcaatgtggaaaagcctttagtTCTTCCTATTACATTAAAATCCATGAACAaattcatagtggagagaaaccctatgtatgtaaacaatgtgggaaagcctttccTTTTCTCAGTTCCCTTCAAATGCACGAAAAAATTCATAGTCAAAAGAAACCCTATGTATGTAAGCAGTGTGGGAAAGGCTTTAGTTCTTCCAGCTACcttaaaatacatgaacaaattcATAGTGGAGTTAGACCTTATGTGTGTACTCAATGTCAAAAAGCCTTTAGTTCTTATGGGTACCTTAGGAAGCATGAAAGAATTCACAGTGAAGCGAAACCTTAcacatgtaaacaatgtgggaaaccTTTCAGACATTCTGATGcaatcagaaaacatgaaaagactcacactggtgaaaagccCTATGtatgtaagcaatgtggaaaagcctttcgTTCTTCCTATTACATTAAAATCCATGAACAaattcatagtggagagaaaccctatacatgtaaacaatgtgggaaagcttttcatttcttcagataccttcaaagacatgaaataatgcacactggagagaagccctatgtaTGTAAGCAGTGTGGAAAAGGCTTTAGTACTTCTACTCACTTGAAAACACATGAACAAAttcacagtggagagaaaccctatacatgtaaacaatgtggaaaagcctttagtTCTTCCTATTACATTAAAATCCATGAACGAATCCAcagtggagagaaaccttatAAGTGCAAACAATGTGGGAAAACCTTTCGTTTTCCCAATTGCCTTCCAATGCATGAACAAATTCACAGTGGGAAGAAACCCTATGTGTGcaagcaatgtggaaaaggctttagtTCTTCTAGTGACATTAAAACACATGAACAaattcatagtggagagaaacCTTATAAGTGCAAACAACGTGGGAAAACCTTTCGTTTTCCCAGTTGCCTTCAAATGCATGAACAAATTAACAGTGTGAAGAAACCCTATGTGTGcaagcaatgtggaaaaggctttagtTCTTCTAGTGACCTTAAAACACATGAACgaattcatagtggagagaaaACTTACGATTGTAAgtaatgtggaaaagcctttagtTCTTCCAGGTACCTTAAAAAACATGAACGAATTCACAGTGAAGAGAAAAACCTATACAAGAAAAACCTACAGAAATAGccaaccaaaggagaaaccaagtcaagttaaaaaccaaaaataagtccaaatgaccaggaatacaagacatatctcaataatagccctgaatgttaatggcctaaactcatcaattgaaagacatagactggcagattggattaaaaagaaagacgcaacaatatgctgcctttacgagactcatctcatagaaaaagatgcccacagactaaaggtgaaagattggggaaaaaaaaaaaaacataccaggtacacagactcagtaaaaaaagctggagttttcatcctcatttcaaataaagCAGACTGCAAGCCAAATTTAGTAATAATAAAcaaagacatttcatactacttaagagaagcataaatcagcaagacataacagtcataagtatttatgccccaaacaatagtgcCTCCATGTATGTTGAAACATGTCCTTCTCAATTcccagaatcaaatagaccaaaacacaataatactaggtgactaaCTCACCACTGTCatcattggacagatcttccaaacaaaaattgaaaaaagaaaccatagaactcaataacacaatcaataatttagacttaacagacatatagaatattccatccatcagggAGCAAATACACTtacttctcagcagtacatggattcttctctaaaataggctgTACGTTTtgccacaaaactactcttagcaaatacaaaacgatagagatactaccttgcattctgtcagatcataatggaatgaaattagaaatcaataaaataaaaaacagaaactaccccaacacctggagactaagtagtATAGGATTGAATGATGcctggaaaacagaagacatcagggtggagataaaaagaattcttagaggtaaatgagaacaatgatacaacatatcaaaatttctgggacactatgcaagcagtactaacaggaaaattcattgcatagagtGCATtcgataaaagaagaaaaagacaataatTAAATGACGTAACAtttcatctcaaagccctagaaaaagaagaacaggtcaacaccaaaagtaatagaagacaggaaataattaaaatcagagcttaaatcaatgaaattaaaacaaaagaatacaaaaaattgacaaaacaaaagttggctcttgaaaaaatgaattgataaacccttagccactctaaggaaggggagagagaaaactcaaattactaaaatttgtgatgaaaaagggaataccacaacagacactattgaaatacaaaacataattagaaactaccttcaaaatctgtactccaacaaaatagaaaatctcaaaggcatcagcaggtttctagagacatgtgatccaCCCagactgaatctggaggacatacccaatttaaatagatcaatttcaatcaatgaaatagaagtcatcaaaagtctaccaaccaagaaaagtccaggaccagatagattctcagccaagttctacaagaccttcaaagaagaactcactccAATACTCCTGAAAGCATTCCATggaacagaagaggagggaatccttccaaactcattctatgaagctaatatcaccctgacaccaaaaccagacagagacatatcaaggaaagaaaacttcagaccgaTACCCCtaatgaacatatatgcaaaaatttaagtgtaatttaccacatcaacagacttaaagataaaaatcacatgattatttcaatagatgcagaaaacgcatttgataaaatacaacaccccttcatactcaaaacactagaaaaaccagggacagtaggaacatacctcaacattgtaatggctgtctatgctaagcccacagccaacatcattctaaagaaaatggaatttaggctggagatgttgttcagtggtagatcacttgggttctatccccagcatcagaggaagaaaaaaagaaaagtgggaatTTGGACGTTGTGCATCTGGCCATGTTGATTCAaaaaagggaaggaggcagggtgcagtggcagtcacctgtaataccagtggctagggaggctgagtcaggaggatcacatgttgaaagccagcctcagcacctaaGCAAGGACCTCACAACTGAGCGAGACCCTGcgtgtaaataaaatataaaaaaggagctgggatgtgactcagtggttgagtgtccctggtttcaatcctcagtaccataaaaaaGGACTTCCCCCTTTTTGCATCCTCTTAGTACAATAAGACCTGTGTTTCTTTGCCTGGGATGTATCTGCAGAATGTGTCGTGAGGTGAGGTTTTTGAAACCATCCCTAATTACAGAATTACAGTCTTTGggtaaaattcaacattttctgttttctttagcCTCCAGGGAACTGATCCAGTCAGAATGCAATTTTATACCTAAAAAAGTTGGAGAATGGCAGACCGAAGAAAAGACACCTTTGGTTTCTGCCTCCTGGAGTGAAGGGTTTATGAATTTGAGACTTTTTTTCAGTGTATAATgcaagttttgctttttctttttaatctttgtcCCAGATTCTGGCACAGAGTATTTCCTTAGGATTTTTTGTGTAAAAGGAGTTTTGTTGACTCTGGATGGTGAGCCTGTTTCATGTAGTCTGTGAATTTATTGTGATGATATAACTGAGGGTGTCACCAATAGATGACTTTAGAATGAGGACCGGTTAACAGAGAGCACACTCAGAACTTTTGGTCTGGCACCTGCAGTGAGGACAGTGTCGTCGGACCGAGCTCCGACCTTGGAATCCTGCTCCCTCTGTGTCAGACTTGAATGGTAGGACAGCCAGCTGGTGTTGGAGAGTAGGTTGGTGTTCAGCAAACACCACACATGTGATGTCAGAAAGGTTCCACGGGTCCACAGCCGCATCTGACTGGAGATAAGTGAGTGGTCACTGGTTAGAATTGAGCCTGTGGAGCAGTGAGCCTTTCCACATTGGAATGAGGGTCAAGTAGGGTGTGTGGAGGTCCCAGAATTCACTATTGTGGCTTGTCACTCACTTGTGGGAGTGAGCCACCTGTGCTGCATCTGCACTGTGAGGGTGGTCCCTAAGCTTAGGGGTGGGTTTAAGGTTGTGAGTGTGGATTCCCTTGGGAACTGCGGGTGAAGCAGGCTGCTTCCCTGAActgcttcctttttatttccttcatagaaTGTTGTTTATTTAGAATTCCAGTTTAGTTGAGCATTTAGGAATGTTCTTCCATGATTTGAGTTTAAAATTGGGCTTTGTTGGTTGGACCTCAGGGGACAGAACTATGGTCTGAAGAAGCAAAAAggattcttgaaaaaaataattgtttcagaGTCAGTTTCAATAAGATTATCAACATCCATGGAACCATCACACAAGTGAATAAATAGGCTGTGGTCAATTCTTTTGTGTTTCACTGATCTCATCAAGTTGTGCAGGCAGGGGTGAGTGCAGGGTGGATTTTTTGAACATCCTTTATGACTTAACCACATGTTCACTCCAAAACTTGGTTTTGGCTCATTGAAATTTTGAATGAGTTAATATGTAAGTCCTTGCCTCCATCATTTGCATTTATGATGGCAGGTAAGGCTGAGCTGAACCAGTGCATTCACTCATTCCACTGTGGAACTTGGGTTGCTTCAAGTCATTTCTGTGCTCTTGCCAgtattcttgattttgtttccaAGTGCTactatattcaatttttttttttgaaagaatggtGAAAGAGGATTGGAGTTGTAACTCAtaggaagagtgcttgcctagcttgtatgaggcactggatttgattttcagcatgtcatataaataaatgaataaaataaaggtctatttacaactaaaaatatacatataaattaaataaaaacaatttgaaaagttTTTCTGGTGTGTAGATGTTGGGtacatttcagtttattttacaGTATAATACTGCATGAATTTATCATTTGACTTcatggatccttttttttttttttcccccttgaactAGGACTTAATTCAGGGACTCTGAACCATTGAGCCACACACATAGCCTTTCTTAAATTATTtgagtgacagggtctcactgagttgcttaagaccttgctaagttgctgagtgtgtCTCTGCACTGTCTCAGATGCCCAAGCCTCTGGTAtcataggcgtgcaccaccacagctGGCAGCTGATGTGTCTATTGGGGGTTGCCAGCACTTGGAATGATCCGATCTATTTTTCTCCATCTTGCAATAAACACCATCTATGTATGGTTATATCTTGCTTTTATTAATAACTTCTTGGCATTGagcatttttcttgtttattcaggttttgtgaaatcatttctctctttttgtgaCATATAAGtggcattttttatttgaagttgAATTTTTTATACCACAATGATGGATTTGTTTTGCATATTAACGTTGCGTGTGTCGTGTAGCCTTTCTGCAATCCCATAGTAATTACAGGAACTTTCGTTGGCTCTTTGGATTTTCTGAGTAGGTAATAATGGCATATGTGAAcaagatatttttaattgttccttCTCAGTCTCAATGCCTATTATTATTCTTGCTTCCCTCTGTTTTCTGTGCACCTGTTGATTTGATCTTAGGAACTTTTGTTTAACTTTTGGAgatggtgaattacattaattgattttgtaAGAATTCAGTCATCCTTACATTCTTACATGAAGTCATTTCCACTTGGTTTTGTTGTATCATTCTGTTATacatggatagatggatagatataatttggatataatttgttatacatgGATAGATATAATTTGCCATTTTTTGTTGcgattttaaatctttctttgtaagacttgtttagtttttgttaccagggatttgGTACCGGGGTGCtgaaccactaagccatatccccagcccttttttatattttattttgatacagggtcttgctaagttgcttagggtctccctaaattgcttaggctcaCTTTGCACTTGGGATTCTACCTCCTCaatatcctgagctgctgggattacagcagcCTGGTGTCCTCCCAGGCCTGTCTAAGggattctttttgtttcttgttccATATCTTGTTTTTATCTTGGCACTATGAGTCTGATAGGTTCAGTTATTAAGTAGTTCTTCCTCTGTTGCTTGGAAGAGAGTGTGGATGGTGTTTGTCATATTTTCATTAGATGTTAGAATAAACCAGTGATGTCACATTGGGCAGATCGTTCTTGTTTTTGTctcttgttatggttttgatTATGTTGTTTTTTCCTGGTaatgaggatagaacccagtggtgctctaccaataaactacatccccaacctttttcgttttttattttgagctaggATCTTTTTAAGTTAcgcagtctggccttgaacttgtaatcctcttgcctcactcTCCCATGTTgggaattacaggcatttgccactgtgcccaacttgtttcaaattataaatacatatagtcATATGTATTATATCGTCATGTatactattatgtatatatagtcCCATAGTCATGTATTACTGTATATCACATATTATCCTCATTTGTTTAtctttcctttgtgatttctgGTATATCGTTTTGTTCTAGGAATTGGTTAATTTCTTGCAAATTATTCAATTTATGGGCATAAAATAGTTCTTACTATCCTTGGAAGTTCCTTTTAATGTTGATTGGATTAATATGGCATGTTTTTCATTATAAAGGTTATAAATTTGTGTATTCTCTTTTGTTTCAGTGAGCTCAATAAGGGTAATCAATTTTgatcaaaaattatttgattttactgATAGTTTTTGTTTCCagatttaattttgttgataTCTTCCCTAGTTATTTCACAGTGCTTTATTTAAGAAtactttgcaaaaaataaaagaatactttGCTCTTGTTTTTGAGGTTATCTGTtgagttctttcttcctttctgatatgtgcatttattgttttaaattcatccTCGTGTACTGCTTTTTCTGATTCCCACAAGTGATATTATGATGTTTGGGGGCTGGGTTGTAAGTCAGCagtagtgtttgcctagcatgcatgaggcactgggttcgattgtcagcaccacatataaataaatgaaataaagatctattaactaaaaaaactttaaaaagatgtttgttcattttcacatattgtgaattacttaaatttctttgaatttgtgtCTTTTGATGTATGTGTTATTCAAAAGAATAGTGTCCAATTCCTTGGagattttgcatctttttttttttttttttttttttgtggtacagggGTTTGaacctcagggccttgtgcttgcgaggcaagcactctaccagctgagctatctccccagcccgattttgCAGCTTTTTATCTTCTAtggatttcccatttcattccaGTCTGATCTGTGGGCAACCGCatatgatttctgtttctttagatTTGTTAGTGTATGTCATTTAGCTCTGAATATGGTCTGTGTTGGTGAATATTGTAGTGATCTTAGAGGAATGTGCACTcaggcttgggatatagctcagtcgtaGATATCTTTACTTAGCATTTGCAACACCTTGCATTCAATCTCCATgcctgcaaaaaagaaaaaagagaagaaaagtaaatgataaaatatgtacTCTGTGATTGTTGTTCTACAGTGTCAAATGTCTCCATTTCATATATGATGCTGTTGATTTCAGCTGTCTTTACAGATTTTCTGCTTCCTTACCCTATCATTTACTGTTAGAGACAAGTTGAATTCTCAGTTTTTAACTATGgatatatgattttcttttcacttccatGTTTCTGCTTAATGTAGTTTGATGCTCTGACTAGGGGAGTATGATTTCCATGTGTTCTTTGAGAATCAACTGCTTCATCATTACTTAATCCCTTTATTCAACAGGACATTAAACAGACTGGATTTTGTTGAGTTAACTTGCATGGGAACCCAAGTTTCCtctttatacttaaaataatgaGGTTCATCCCAAAAACAATTCCCACATACCACCAAAGATCAAAGTTTGTTCTCAAGCATTTCTAAGAATATGCTGTCTCAGGGTGGCTGCTGTTACTAACTACAGTACATAGTAAGACTGTATTGTGAGAAGTGCTAGAGACCAGTGTACAAAGAGAGTTGGAGTGACCCAGCACCATGGTGATTGTTCCTGCTCTCCCTGTTATCTACCAAGTAAGTGAAATCCAGCATCAGAATTACTGTGTGAGAGGATGTGAGCATGGCTGGAGAGTTTGACAACCAGGTGATGGAGTATTGGGAGAACCTAGTGTCATGTGAAACTCTCACACAGTGAGTCCAGGTCTCCAGTGCCGTGTGTCTCATTTCCTCCTGGCGATACCTATGGGATGCTTTAGGAGTCAGTGACctttgaggatgtggctgtgaACTTCACCCTGGAGGAGTGGGCTTTGCTGGATCCTTCCCAGAAGAAGCTCTTCAGAGACGTGATGCAGGAAACCATCTGGAACCTGACCACTATAGGTAAAAGTGACCTATTTCCTCACTTAGTCAATCAGAGAACTGTTTTTACTTCCTGATTAGTGCTGTTTCATGATCTGGAATATGGAAAGCCCACTTTGTGCTGACTATACCGACATGGTGACATTATACAACAGATCTGCAAGTCTCTGATAGTTTTTATGTAATGTTAATATAAGTCTTAATGCTTTCTCTGGGTCTACATTTtaggaaaacaatggaaaaatgagaccATCCACATTCACTACGATTCTAGGGGAAATCTAAGGTAATTGACTCACAAGACAAGACAATGCACTCACAAATCTTGGAGTAActtataacaaattataaaagaagaCATTGATACCCGGCAAGGTTCAAAATGATTTAATCTCAGTTTTCTGATATGGcatacaggttgagcatctctAATTGGAAAGTTCAAAATTCAAGATGATCCGGAATGGGCACCATTTGGAGCACTAACATGATATGACAAGTGACCCTTTCTGATTATTTATTATACACAGACTGTGTTCCATGCACAAATTATTAGAAATGTATGAAATTGCTTTCAAGTGGGACCCATTTTGAACACATCTTGCTGTGTATATGCAAATATCACAAAAGCCAGTATGAATTTTGTTCCATGCCTTTCACATAAGTAGTACTCAGTTGTcattaaatgtgataaatatcTTCAGGGTTAGCAAATACTTATATGGAGGGAGTATGAAGAAGCCCAACTTGGGTGGTGGTGCACCCTgaaatcctagcaacttgggagactgaggcaggaggatcacaattggGAGTTCAGCTTTAGCACTTTAGTTTTGAGCAACATACTGACACACTGCCTCAgtaaaaaacagggaaaaaacactttaaaacaacTGGACTGTAGCTCCTTAGTAAAGGTTACATAGCATTAACCAAATCTTGTGGTaaatcattaataaataaatccttAGTAATTTACTTTACAATTTTTGCAGAAAACAAGTAGTGGAGAGACTCTTTGAAGTGAAAGAAGATAGTCAATTTGGAGAAATCCTCAGGCACATCATAGATCTTGTTATGAACAAGACAAGTTTTTCTGGAGTGAAACCAAGTGAACATCATGTGTGTAGAGAAGTCGTCATTGCTGATTCATTCCTAGCCGTTCCCCTAGCGGCTCACACTGGACACAGAGCACAAGAGTATCAGAAACATGGAGAGAAGCCACATGAACATAAGGAACATGGGAAAGCCTTCCATTATCACCAATGTTTGCAGAAGCATGAAAGAATTCACACAGCAGAGAAACTCCATGTgtgtaaacaatgtggaaaaggctttagtACGTCTAGATACATGAAAACACATGAACGAATTAACAGTGGACACAAACCCCATGtatgtaagcaatgtggaaaagatttttgttATTCCAGCTTCATTAGTGCACATAAACAAATTCACATTGGGGAGAGACCGTATGTGtgtaagcaatgtggaaaaggctttagtTCTTCTAGCGGAATTAGTCAACATGAACGAAttcacagtggagagaaaccctatgtaTATAAGCACTGTGGACAAAGGTTTACGCTTTCTTCCTCCTTTAGAAAACATGAACGAATTCACAGTGGAGCAAAACCCTATATATATAAGCAATGTGGAAATCACTTTCGCTTCTCCAGGGACCTTCAAAGGCATGAACAAGTTCATATGGGAAAGAATTCCCATGCGTGTAAGCAATGTGGGAAAACCTTTCCTATTCTCGGTGATCTTCATCAACATGAACGAATGCACACTGGAGTAAAACCCTATGTATGTAAGCAATGTGAAAAAGCCTTTAGCTCTTCCAGTGACTTTAAAACACATGAAAGAATTCATAATGGAGAGAAACCCTCTGTGtgtaagcaatgtggaaaagcctttagtACTTCCAGTTACATGAAAATCCATGAACGAAttcacagtggagagaaaccttatAAGTGCAAACAAGGTGGAAAAGCCATTCGTTTTCCCAATTGCCTTCGAATGCATGAACAAAATCATAGTGGGAAAAAACCCTTTAtatgtaagcaatgtggaaaaggctttagtTCTTCTAGCAAAATTAGAGTACATGAACTAACTCatagtggagagaaaccctatgtgTGTAAGCAGTGTGGAAAAGCCTTAGTTCTTCCAGCTCCTCTAAAAGACATGAACGAATTCACAGTGGAGAAAAACCCTGCATATGTAAGCAGTGTGCAAACGGCTTTCCTTTTTCCAAGGACCTTCAAAGGCATGAACAAGTTCATATGGGAAAGAATCCCCATGCGTGTTAGCAATGTGGGAAAACCTTTCCTATTCTCGGTGACCTTCATCAACATGAACAAATTCATAGTTGGAAGAAAACCCATGTGTGTAAGCATTGTGGGAAAGCCTTTCCTTTTCTCAGTTTCCTTCATAAACATGAACGAATTCACATTGGAATGAAACCCTATGtatgtaagcaatgtggaaaagcctttagtTCTTCCAGTAACATTAATAGACATGAACGAAttcacagtggagagaaaccttataagtgcaaacaatgtgggaaagcaaTTTGTTTTCCAGTTACCTTCAAATGCATGAACAAATTCACAGTGGGAAAAAACCCTATGTATGTAAGCAATGTGGAATAGGCTTTAGTTCTTCTAGCAAGTAGATCTCTGCACGGTGTACTTCTGATTTGTGTTCTGGAAATAAAGATTGAGGTGACACACTTCTGGGAGTTTTCTCTAGGCTGGACTATGTGACTTTGATGGGTAGCATATTTTTAATCAAACCAGGTAGTAAGCCTTCTAACATTTTGAAGCATGTTGGAACCAAAGCAAATTAATGTGTATTTCTAATATGACATTAGGTTTAATTTCTGTGTAGATTTTAAGTAATTGTTGGTAGTGGGCCACTGAAGAATTAGGTTTGGGCATTACTGCAAATTTCTTTGTGGTCTCACACGATGGGGAATGCATAcccttttatttatgtatacatacaaagAAATGTATATGTATACGTGGGTATGTTTCTTTTCatggattttatatatttcagtttgATGGGATGTTTTCTGTACTTTTGGTACATCATAATTATGCAAAATGGtgaaattcatttttacatttttgtaaatgCCCATGATATagcaataaatgtatattttctttaaatcagaTTTCACTGCATGGTTTAGAGTTTCTTAAACGTTTTAAATTAATTACAGATTAACATATATCagctttttctcaaaatttttcatGGAAACATTGATATTATTATGATGGAATCCTCTTTTTTGTAGTAGAGATATACTTCTGAGAGGAATGAAATTCTTTTTCAGTGGGATAGCAATTTTGTTGAATACTAAACTGAAGTTAGACTTCCATGTTGAATAATTACAGCTCTCATCTGTGCAACATTTCTTAGATCTCATGTCCAGGCAAACTCAGATTGTTGTGTCAGCCCTATACACTAGTTTATGACTCAAAGagacttttctcatttgtttgcAGTTTCTGACcctgaacccagggtttcatttTCTAAGTACTGAGCAAATCCAcagtcctgtttattttattttgataaacttTCTGAGTTGCCCAGTGTAATGtgtaatttgcaatcctcctgccttatcctcccagGAAACTGGGATTTTAGGCCTGTGCCACTCAGAACAACTTATTAAGAGACATTTGACTAATGCCGGAGAAGAGTTTAggactggaagaaaacaaaacaggcaaTAAAGTGCCTTTTTTCCTGAAATGGATTTACGTGGTACTTTGTCTCACATTCCAGTTTACCTGACCTTGCTCAGTCACATTTTTAGCACAAATGATGCACACATGACACAGGCGGGAATGGGAAGCAAACCTCGGGTCACCaagcttttcttttctcagtattTGTGGCAGAGTTCATCAGTCCAACGCCTGGCATGGCTCATTTTGGGAACAAAATGGTAGTGGGCCGAAGCAAGGGTCTGGGTTATATAGGCTTCGTTTAGGGTGGGACACGATGTTAGTTTTG from Sciurus carolinensis chromosome 17, mSciCar1.2, whole genome shotgun sequence encodes the following:
- the LOC124969513 gene encoding zinc finger protein 14-like codes for the protein MQETIWNLTTIGKQWKNQDIINDHCNSRGYLRIQEVERLCEQKEDNQCGKLFNHIIDSLIHKRSSSSGVKPSEHHVYGEVLIADSPLTVPLTVHTVHKGREYQQHGKKPYEHKEHGKDLHYCLHFQKHEKTHTAEKSSVCKHCGKAFCCFRSLQTHERNHTGDKQHVCKHCGKGFSSARHMETLEQIHTGEKPFKCKQCGKDFTLLSSLQRHERSHIGEKPYVCKQCGKAFSSSTHLKTHEQIHSGEKPYTCKQCGKAFSSFYYIKIHERIHSGEKPYVCKQCGKAFSFLSSLQMHEKIHSHKKPCVCKQCGKGFSSSSYLKIHEQIHSGVRPYVCTQCQKAFSSYGYLRKHERIHSEAKPYTCKQCGKPFRHSDAIRKHEKTHTGEKPYVCKQCGKAFRSSYYIKIHERIHSGEKPYTCKQCGKAFHFFRYLQRHEIMHTGEKPYVCKQCGKGFSTSTHLKTHEQIHSGEKPYTCKQCGKAFSSSYSIKIHERIHSGEKRYTCKQCGKTFHFFKSLQTHERNHTGDKQHVCKHCGKGFSSARHMKTHEQIHSGEKPFKCKQCGKDFTLLGSLQRHERSHMREKPYVCKQCGKAFSSSYYIKIHEQIHSGEKPYVCKQCGKAFPFLSSLQMHEKIHSQKKPYVCKQCGKGFSSSSYLKIHEQIHSGVRPYVCTQCQKAFSSYGYLRKHERIHSEAKPYTCKQCGKPFRHSDAIRKHEKTHTGEKPYVCKQCGKAFRSSYYIKIHEQIHSGEKPYTCKQCGKAFHFFRYLQRHEIMHTGEKPYVCKQCGKGFSTSTHLKTHEQIHSGEKPYTCKQCGKAFSSSYYIKIHERIHSGEKPYKCKQCGKTFRFPNCLPMHEQIHSGKKPYVCKQCGKGFSSSSDIKTHEQIHSGEKPYKCKQRGKTFRFPSCLQMHEQINSVKKPYVCKQCGKGFSSSSDLKTHERIHSGEKTYDCK
- the LOC124968884 gene encoding zinc finger protein 14-like; translation: MNKTSFSGVKPSEHHVCREVVIADSFLAVPLAAHTGHRAQEYQKHGEKPHEHKEHGKAFHYHQCLQKHERIHTAEKLHVCKQCGKGFSTSRYMKTHERINSGHKPHVCKQCGKDFCYSSFISAHKQIHIGERPYVCKQCGKGFSSSSGISQHERIHSGEKPYVYKHCGQRFTLSSSFRKHERIHSGAKPYIYKQCGNHFRFSRDLQRHEQVHMGKNSHACKQCGKTFPILGDLHQHERMHTGVKPYVCKQCEKAFSSSSDFKTHERIHNGEKPSVCKQCGKAFSTSSYMKIHERIHSGEKPYKCKQGGKAIRFPNCLRMHEQNHSGKKPFICKQCGKGFSSSSKIRVHELTHSGEKPYVCKQCGKALVLPAPLKDMNEFTVEKNPAYVSSVQTAFLFPRTFKGMNKFIWERIPMRVSNVGKPFLFSVTFINMNKFIVGRKPMCVSIVGKPFLFSVSFINMNEFTLE